One genomic window of Chelonia mydas isolate rCheMyd1 chromosome 27, rCheMyd1.pri.v2, whole genome shotgun sequence includes the following:
- the HROB gene encoding homologous recombination OB-fold protein isoform X2: protein MEGGLCAAAMACRLQKLFAVEEELEDEDFLSAVEDAENQFSDLVPVNSRCLRPFSSGPRDPGTLLAPAHESPLPALPSTSMLSPVFGPQNLPKLRVGADCPSSKTPGLRPRTVVNDQTVEPPAVGFKALKAAPTLAAPALRTSNRTRDCTPSSAAGFKFVSRQPPPLPEAPHDDEFENDLFLAACVQPGPGPAVAEKGMPPQVCRRDESSHGGTAFKKLRVGDPVVTPSPGGSVSLPHEGTRAISRGADRMQNLSPFQQADPALKLRLSTAGSCFSQSSLVAPARSLVNAVPQGSAAAGVSCDTISAPRCCTLRPFQASGGQPGTAASSPSVAPVKAPSLHSPGSGNPRPPAPQMPSQGCSTPRGPGSSWRPPLRLPTGPRSLMTCVESPTSTPRAPSSGSAAAGSLQTPVVTNHLVQLVTAANKTPRASGWTPSRVKSRRFPGPAGILPHQYGGKNLEEILISTPQTPAHGALAKLRTEEVPSSQQPIEEDFGKGPWIAMKTDLRLDERDPSCFLRTYSVAMVLRKAALKQLPKNKVPSMAVVIKSLTRTSVDAGAVFKDPTGEMQGTVHRLLLEERQSDLKAGSVLLLKQVGVFSPSHRNHYLNVTPNNLVKIYLPESGDGSPLQLSQEHGEMGDGTVTVSSEVHSPAEFQQDSPENLSGGASNPRSTGSSRRDGNSSWRTNPSLGGLLPCLGRHGDGTSGSNRPSQEEPLGAEACDMDDLDGLLGQLPEDFFSASAMESSW from the exons ATGGAGGGGGGGCTCTGCGCTGCTGCCATG GCTTGCAGGCTGCAGAAGCTGTTTGCTGTGGAAGAGGAGCTCGAAGACGAG GATTTCCTGTCGGCCGTGGAGGATGCGGAGAACCAGTTCTCAGATTTGGTCCCTGTGAACTCAAGATGCTTGAGGCCCTTTTCTTCTGGTCCCAGAGACCCAGGCACTCTCCTGGCACCCGCTCACGAGTCCCCacttcctgctcttcccagtaCCAGCATGCTGTCCCCAGTCTTTGGGCCGCAGAACCTTCCCAAACTGAGAGTTGGGGCTGATTGCCCCTCCAGCAAAACACCTGGCTTGAGGCCTCGGACGGTGGTGAACGATCAGACTGTGGAGCCTCCAGCTGTGGGCTTCAAGGCTCTCAAGGCAGCCCCCACATTGGCAGCACCGGCCCTGCGCACTTCAAACCGCACAAGGGACTGCACACCAAGCTCGGCAGCAGGGTTTAAGTTTGTGAGCCGACAGCCTCCCCCGCTTCCGGAAGCTCCCCATGATGATGAATTTGAAAATGACCTGTTCTTGGCAGCCTGCGTGCAGCCAGGTCCTGGGCCTGCCGTGGCTGAGAAGGGGATGCCCCCTCAGGTGTGCAGGAGGGACGAGAGCAGCCATGGAGGGACAGCCTTCAAAAAGCTTCGGGTGGGAGATCCAGTGGTAACTCCTAGCCCTGGTGGCTCAGTCTCTCTGCCGCACGAGGGGACTCGAGCCATCTCGAGGGGGGCAGACAGGATGCAGAATCTGTCCCCATTCCAGCAGGCGGACCCTGCGCTGAAGCTGAGGCTGAGCACGGCAGGTTCTTGCTTCTCTCAGTCTAGCCTAGTAGCTCCGGCTCGCTCCCTGGTGAATGCAGTCCCACAAGGCAGCGCTGCTGCAGGCGTGTCTTGTGACACCATCTCCGCTCCCAGGTGCTGCACTTTGAGGCCTTTTCAGGCATCTGGGGGTCAGCCTGGAACCGCAGCAAGCAGCCCTTCTGTGGCTCCAGTAAAGGCTCCAAGCCTTCACTCCCCGGGGAGTGGCAATCCAAGGCCACCAGCACCACAGATGCCCAGTCAGGGCTGTTCCACACCCAGAGGGCCCGGCAGCAGTTGGCGGCCACCTCTTAGGCTCCCCACAGGACCACGGTCCTTGATGACTTGTGTGGAGTCACCGACTTCCACCCCAAGAGCTCCCtcctctggctctgctgctgctgggagcctgcaGACTCCGGTGGTCACCAATCACCTTGTACAGCTGGTCACGGCAGCCAACAAGACTCCCAGGGCTTCTGGCTGGACCCCTTCACGGGTGAAATCTCGCCGCTTCCCAGGACCTGCAGGGATTCTGCCTCATCAG TATGGTGGGAAAAATCTGGAGGAAATCCTGATTTCCACTCCTCAGACTCCAGCCCATGGAGCACTGGCGAAGCTACGGACAGAG GAAGTGCCGAGTTCCCAGCAGCCAATCGAGGAGGACTTTGGAAAAGGCCCCTGGATTGCCATGAAAACCGACCTGCGGTTGGATGAGAGAGACCCCTCCTGTTTCCTCAGGACATACAGCGTGGCCATGGTGCTGAGGAAG GCAGCGCTGAAGCAGCTCCCGAAGAACAAGGTCCCCAGCATGGCGGTGGTGATCAAGTCACTGACCCGCACCAGCGTTGACGCCGGCGCCGTGTTCAAGGATCCTACTG GAGAGATGCAGGGGACAGTGCACcgcctgctgctggaggagagaCAGAGTGACCTGAAGGCCGGTTCAGTGCTTCTCTTAAAGCAG GTGGGGGTGTTCTCCCCGTCCCACCGCAATCACTACCTCAACGTGACCCCCAACAACCTGGTGAAGATTTACCTGCCGGAGTCCGGGGACgggagccccctgcagctgtcGCAGGAGCATGGGGAGATGGGAGACGGGACGGTGACAGTGTCCTCAGAG GTCCATAGTCCGGCTGAATTCCAGCAGGACTCCCCAGAAAATCTCTCCGGGGGGGCTTCCAACCCCAGGAGCACAGGGAGCTCCAGGAGGGATGGAAACAGCAGCTGGCGTACAAACCCATCGCTTGGAGGGTTATTGCCATGCCTGGGGAGGCATGGAGACGGCACATCGGGCTCAAACAGACCTTCCCAAGAGGAGCCCCTGGGGGCTGAAGCCTGTGACATGG ACGACCTGGATGGGCTCCTAGGACAGCTGCCAGAGGACTTCTTTTCTGCTTCTGCCATGGAGAGCAGCTGGTGA
- the HROB gene encoding homologous recombination OB-fold protein isoform X1, producing MEGGLCAAAMPWVGKRQAPCEKQSCLWPATGPFGLHPQSKSKETWRFRSCIRNGQRGCRLGQHVLANAAVSLALSQACRLQKLFAVEEELEDEDFLSAVEDAENQFSDLVPVNSRCLRPFSSGPRDPGTLLAPAHESPLPALPSTSMLSPVFGPQNLPKLRVGADCPSSKTPGLRPRTVVNDQTVEPPAVGFKALKAAPTLAAPALRTSNRTRDCTPSSAAGFKFVSRQPPPLPEAPHDDEFENDLFLAACVQPGPGPAVAEKGMPPQVCRRDESSHGGTAFKKLRVGDPVVTPSPGGSVSLPHEGTRAISRGADRMQNLSPFQQADPALKLRLSTAGSCFSQSSLVAPARSLVNAVPQGSAAAGVSCDTISAPRCCTLRPFQASGGQPGTAASSPSVAPVKAPSLHSPGSGNPRPPAPQMPSQGCSTPRGPGSSWRPPLRLPTGPRSLMTCVESPTSTPRAPSSGSAAAGSLQTPVVTNHLVQLVTAANKTPRASGWTPSRVKSRRFPGPAGILPHQYGGKNLEEILISTPQTPAHGALAKLRTEEVPSSQQPIEEDFGKGPWIAMKTDLRLDERDPSCFLRTYSVAMVLRKAALKQLPKNKVPSMAVVIKSLTRTSVDAGAVFKDPTGEMQGTVHRLLLEERQSDLKAGSVLLLKQVGVFSPSHRNHYLNVTPNNLVKIYLPESGDGSPLQLSQEHGEMGDGTVTVSSEVHSPAEFQQDSPENLSGGASNPRSTGSSRRDGNSSWRTNPSLGGLLPCLGRHGDGTSGSNRPSQEEPLGAEACDMDDLDGLLGQLPEDFFSASAMESSW from the exons ATGGAGGGGGGGCTCTGCGCTGCTGCCATG CCATGGGTTGGGAAGAGACAAGCCCCTTGCGAAAAACAGAGCTGTCTCTGGCCTGCCACGGGCCCCTTTGGGCTTCACCCCCaaagtaaaagcaaagaaacctgGCGATTCCGGAGTTGCATAAGAAATGGGCAGAGAGGCTGCCGTCTGGGGCAGCATGTCCTTGCAAACGCAGCTGTCTCTCTCGCTCTGTCCCAGGCTTGCAGGCTGCAGAAGCTGTTTGCTGTGGAAGAGGAGCTCGAAGACGAG GATTTCCTGTCGGCCGTGGAGGATGCGGAGAACCAGTTCTCAGATTTGGTCCCTGTGAACTCAAGATGCTTGAGGCCCTTTTCTTCTGGTCCCAGAGACCCAGGCACTCTCCTGGCACCCGCTCACGAGTCCCCacttcctgctcttcccagtaCCAGCATGCTGTCCCCAGTCTTTGGGCCGCAGAACCTTCCCAAACTGAGAGTTGGGGCTGATTGCCCCTCCAGCAAAACACCTGGCTTGAGGCCTCGGACGGTGGTGAACGATCAGACTGTGGAGCCTCCAGCTGTGGGCTTCAAGGCTCTCAAGGCAGCCCCCACATTGGCAGCACCGGCCCTGCGCACTTCAAACCGCACAAGGGACTGCACACCAAGCTCGGCAGCAGGGTTTAAGTTTGTGAGCCGACAGCCTCCCCCGCTTCCGGAAGCTCCCCATGATGATGAATTTGAAAATGACCTGTTCTTGGCAGCCTGCGTGCAGCCAGGTCCTGGGCCTGCCGTGGCTGAGAAGGGGATGCCCCCTCAGGTGTGCAGGAGGGACGAGAGCAGCCATGGAGGGACAGCCTTCAAAAAGCTTCGGGTGGGAGATCCAGTGGTAACTCCTAGCCCTGGTGGCTCAGTCTCTCTGCCGCACGAGGGGACTCGAGCCATCTCGAGGGGGGCAGACAGGATGCAGAATCTGTCCCCATTCCAGCAGGCGGACCCTGCGCTGAAGCTGAGGCTGAGCACGGCAGGTTCTTGCTTCTCTCAGTCTAGCCTAGTAGCTCCGGCTCGCTCCCTGGTGAATGCAGTCCCACAAGGCAGCGCTGCTGCAGGCGTGTCTTGTGACACCATCTCCGCTCCCAGGTGCTGCACTTTGAGGCCTTTTCAGGCATCTGGGGGTCAGCCTGGAACCGCAGCAAGCAGCCCTTCTGTGGCTCCAGTAAAGGCTCCAAGCCTTCACTCCCCGGGGAGTGGCAATCCAAGGCCACCAGCACCACAGATGCCCAGTCAGGGCTGTTCCACACCCAGAGGGCCCGGCAGCAGTTGGCGGCCACCTCTTAGGCTCCCCACAGGACCACGGTCCTTGATGACTTGTGTGGAGTCACCGACTTCCACCCCAAGAGCTCCCtcctctggctctgctgctgctgggagcctgcaGACTCCGGTGGTCACCAATCACCTTGTACAGCTGGTCACGGCAGCCAACAAGACTCCCAGGGCTTCTGGCTGGACCCCTTCACGGGTGAAATCTCGCCGCTTCCCAGGACCTGCAGGGATTCTGCCTCATCAG TATGGTGGGAAAAATCTGGAGGAAATCCTGATTTCCACTCCTCAGACTCCAGCCCATGGAGCACTGGCGAAGCTACGGACAGAG GAAGTGCCGAGTTCCCAGCAGCCAATCGAGGAGGACTTTGGAAAAGGCCCCTGGATTGCCATGAAAACCGACCTGCGGTTGGATGAGAGAGACCCCTCCTGTTTCCTCAGGACATACAGCGTGGCCATGGTGCTGAGGAAG GCAGCGCTGAAGCAGCTCCCGAAGAACAAGGTCCCCAGCATGGCGGTGGTGATCAAGTCACTGACCCGCACCAGCGTTGACGCCGGCGCCGTGTTCAAGGATCCTACTG GAGAGATGCAGGGGACAGTGCACcgcctgctgctggaggagagaCAGAGTGACCTGAAGGCCGGTTCAGTGCTTCTCTTAAAGCAG GTGGGGGTGTTCTCCCCGTCCCACCGCAATCACTACCTCAACGTGACCCCCAACAACCTGGTGAAGATTTACCTGCCGGAGTCCGGGGACgggagccccctgcagctgtcGCAGGAGCATGGGGAGATGGGAGACGGGACGGTGACAGTGTCCTCAGAG GTCCATAGTCCGGCTGAATTCCAGCAGGACTCCCCAGAAAATCTCTCCGGGGGGGCTTCCAACCCCAGGAGCACAGGGAGCTCCAGGAGGGATGGAAACAGCAGCTGGCGTACAAACCCATCGCTTGGAGGGTTATTGCCATGCCTGGGGAGGCATGGAGACGGCACATCGGGCTCAAACAGACCTTCCCAAGAGGAGCCCCTGGGGGCTGAAGCCTGTGACATGG ACGACCTGGATGGGCTCCTAGGACAGCTGCCAGAGGACTTCTTTTCTGCTTCTGCCATGGAGAGCAGCTGGTGA
- the HROB gene encoding homologous recombination OB-fold protein isoform X3, translating into MEGGLCAAAMPWVGKRQAPCEKQSCLWPATGPFGLHPQSKSKETWRFRSCIRNGQRGCRLGQHVLANAAVSLALSQACRLQKLFAVEEELEDEDFLSAVEDAENQFSDLVPVNSRCLRPFSSGPRDPGTLLAPAHESPLPALPSTSMLSPVFGPQNLPKLRVGADCPSSKTPGLRPRTVVNDQTVEPPAVGFKALKAAPTLAAPALRTSNRTRDCTPSSAAGFKFVSRQPPPLPEAPHDDEFENDLFLAACVQPGPGPAVAEKGMPPQVCRRDESSHGGTAFKKLRVGDPVVTPSPGGSVSLPHEGTRAISRGADRMQNLSPFQQADPALKLRLSTAGSCFSQSSLVAPARSLVNAVPQGSAAAGVSCDTISAPRCCTLRPFQASGGQPGTAASSPSVAPVKAPSLHSPGSGNPRPPAPQMPSQGCSTPRGPGSSWRPPLRLPTGPRSLMTCVESPTSTPRAPSSGSAAAGSLQTPVVTNHLVQLVTAANKTPRASGWTPSRVKSRRFPGPAGILPHQYGGKNLEEILISTPQTPAHGALAKLRTEEVPSSQQPIEEDFGKGPWIAMKTDLRLDERDPSCFLRTYSVAMVLRKAALKQLPKNKVPSMAVVIKSLTRTSVDAGAVFKDPTGEMQGTVHRLLLEERQSDLKAGSVLLLKQVGVFSPSHRNHYLNVTPNNLVKIYLPESGDGSPLQLSQEHGEMGDGTVTVSSETTWMGS; encoded by the exons ATGGAGGGGGGGCTCTGCGCTGCTGCCATG CCATGGGTTGGGAAGAGACAAGCCCCTTGCGAAAAACAGAGCTGTCTCTGGCCTGCCACGGGCCCCTTTGGGCTTCACCCCCaaagtaaaagcaaagaaacctgGCGATTCCGGAGTTGCATAAGAAATGGGCAGAGAGGCTGCCGTCTGGGGCAGCATGTCCTTGCAAACGCAGCTGTCTCTCTCGCTCTGTCCCAGGCTTGCAGGCTGCAGAAGCTGTTTGCTGTGGAAGAGGAGCTCGAAGACGAG GATTTCCTGTCGGCCGTGGAGGATGCGGAGAACCAGTTCTCAGATTTGGTCCCTGTGAACTCAAGATGCTTGAGGCCCTTTTCTTCTGGTCCCAGAGACCCAGGCACTCTCCTGGCACCCGCTCACGAGTCCCCacttcctgctcttcccagtaCCAGCATGCTGTCCCCAGTCTTTGGGCCGCAGAACCTTCCCAAACTGAGAGTTGGGGCTGATTGCCCCTCCAGCAAAACACCTGGCTTGAGGCCTCGGACGGTGGTGAACGATCAGACTGTGGAGCCTCCAGCTGTGGGCTTCAAGGCTCTCAAGGCAGCCCCCACATTGGCAGCACCGGCCCTGCGCACTTCAAACCGCACAAGGGACTGCACACCAAGCTCGGCAGCAGGGTTTAAGTTTGTGAGCCGACAGCCTCCCCCGCTTCCGGAAGCTCCCCATGATGATGAATTTGAAAATGACCTGTTCTTGGCAGCCTGCGTGCAGCCAGGTCCTGGGCCTGCCGTGGCTGAGAAGGGGATGCCCCCTCAGGTGTGCAGGAGGGACGAGAGCAGCCATGGAGGGACAGCCTTCAAAAAGCTTCGGGTGGGAGATCCAGTGGTAACTCCTAGCCCTGGTGGCTCAGTCTCTCTGCCGCACGAGGGGACTCGAGCCATCTCGAGGGGGGCAGACAGGATGCAGAATCTGTCCCCATTCCAGCAGGCGGACCCTGCGCTGAAGCTGAGGCTGAGCACGGCAGGTTCTTGCTTCTCTCAGTCTAGCCTAGTAGCTCCGGCTCGCTCCCTGGTGAATGCAGTCCCACAAGGCAGCGCTGCTGCAGGCGTGTCTTGTGACACCATCTCCGCTCCCAGGTGCTGCACTTTGAGGCCTTTTCAGGCATCTGGGGGTCAGCCTGGAACCGCAGCAAGCAGCCCTTCTGTGGCTCCAGTAAAGGCTCCAAGCCTTCACTCCCCGGGGAGTGGCAATCCAAGGCCACCAGCACCACAGATGCCCAGTCAGGGCTGTTCCACACCCAGAGGGCCCGGCAGCAGTTGGCGGCCACCTCTTAGGCTCCCCACAGGACCACGGTCCTTGATGACTTGTGTGGAGTCACCGACTTCCACCCCAAGAGCTCCCtcctctggctctgctgctgctgggagcctgcaGACTCCGGTGGTCACCAATCACCTTGTACAGCTGGTCACGGCAGCCAACAAGACTCCCAGGGCTTCTGGCTGGACCCCTTCACGGGTGAAATCTCGCCGCTTCCCAGGACCTGCAGGGATTCTGCCTCATCAG TATGGTGGGAAAAATCTGGAGGAAATCCTGATTTCCACTCCTCAGACTCCAGCCCATGGAGCACTGGCGAAGCTACGGACAGAG GAAGTGCCGAGTTCCCAGCAGCCAATCGAGGAGGACTTTGGAAAAGGCCCCTGGATTGCCATGAAAACCGACCTGCGGTTGGATGAGAGAGACCCCTCCTGTTTCCTCAGGACATACAGCGTGGCCATGGTGCTGAGGAAG GCAGCGCTGAAGCAGCTCCCGAAGAACAAGGTCCCCAGCATGGCGGTGGTGATCAAGTCACTGACCCGCACCAGCGTTGACGCCGGCGCCGTGTTCAAGGATCCTACTG GAGAGATGCAGGGGACAGTGCACcgcctgctgctggaggagagaCAGAGTGACCTGAAGGCCGGTTCAGTGCTTCTCTTAAAGCAG GTGGGGGTGTTCTCCCCGTCCCACCGCAATCACTACCTCAACGTGACCCCCAACAACCTGGTGAAGATTTACCTGCCGGAGTCCGGGGACgggagccccctgcagctgtcGCAGGAGCATGGGGAGATGGGAGACGGGACGGTGACAGTGTCCTCAGAG ACGACCTGGATGGGCTCCTAG
- the HROB gene encoding homologous recombination OB-fold protein isoform X4: protein MEGGLCAAAMACRLQKLFAVEEELEDEDFLSAVEDAENQFSDLVPVNSRCLRPFSSGPRDPGTLLAPAHESPLPALPSTSMLSPVFGPQNLPKLRVGADCPSSKTPGLRPRTVVNDQTVEPPAVGFKALKAAPTLAAPALRTSNRTRDCTPSSAAGFKFVSRQPPPLPEAPHDDEFENDLFLAACVQPGPGPAVAEKGMPPQVCRRDESSHGGTAFKKLRVGDPVVTPSPGGSVSLPHEGTRAISRGADRMQNLSPFQQADPALKLRLSTAGSCFSQSSLVAPARSLVNAVPQGSAAAGVSCDTISAPRCCTLRPFQASGGQPGTAASSPSVAPVKAPSLHSPGSGNPRPPAPQMPSQGCSTPRGPGSSWRPPLRLPTGPRSLMTCVESPTSTPRAPSSGSAAAGSLQTPVVTNHLVQLVTAANKTPRASGWTPSRVKSRRFPGPAGILPHQYGGKNLEEILISTPQTPAHGALAKLRTEEVPSSQQPIEEDFGKGPWIAMKTDLRLDERDPSCFLRTYSVAMVLRKAALKQLPKNKVPSMAVVIKSLTRTSVDAGAVFKDPTGEMQGTVHRLLLEERQSDLKAGSVLLLKQVGVFSPSHRNHYLNVTPNNLVKIYLPESGDGSPLQLSQEHGEMGDGTVTVSSETTWMGS from the exons ATGGAGGGGGGGCTCTGCGCTGCTGCCATG GCTTGCAGGCTGCAGAAGCTGTTTGCTGTGGAAGAGGAGCTCGAAGACGAG GATTTCCTGTCGGCCGTGGAGGATGCGGAGAACCAGTTCTCAGATTTGGTCCCTGTGAACTCAAGATGCTTGAGGCCCTTTTCTTCTGGTCCCAGAGACCCAGGCACTCTCCTGGCACCCGCTCACGAGTCCCCacttcctgctcttcccagtaCCAGCATGCTGTCCCCAGTCTTTGGGCCGCAGAACCTTCCCAAACTGAGAGTTGGGGCTGATTGCCCCTCCAGCAAAACACCTGGCTTGAGGCCTCGGACGGTGGTGAACGATCAGACTGTGGAGCCTCCAGCTGTGGGCTTCAAGGCTCTCAAGGCAGCCCCCACATTGGCAGCACCGGCCCTGCGCACTTCAAACCGCACAAGGGACTGCACACCAAGCTCGGCAGCAGGGTTTAAGTTTGTGAGCCGACAGCCTCCCCCGCTTCCGGAAGCTCCCCATGATGATGAATTTGAAAATGACCTGTTCTTGGCAGCCTGCGTGCAGCCAGGTCCTGGGCCTGCCGTGGCTGAGAAGGGGATGCCCCCTCAGGTGTGCAGGAGGGACGAGAGCAGCCATGGAGGGACAGCCTTCAAAAAGCTTCGGGTGGGAGATCCAGTGGTAACTCCTAGCCCTGGTGGCTCAGTCTCTCTGCCGCACGAGGGGACTCGAGCCATCTCGAGGGGGGCAGACAGGATGCAGAATCTGTCCCCATTCCAGCAGGCGGACCCTGCGCTGAAGCTGAGGCTGAGCACGGCAGGTTCTTGCTTCTCTCAGTCTAGCCTAGTAGCTCCGGCTCGCTCCCTGGTGAATGCAGTCCCACAAGGCAGCGCTGCTGCAGGCGTGTCTTGTGACACCATCTCCGCTCCCAGGTGCTGCACTTTGAGGCCTTTTCAGGCATCTGGGGGTCAGCCTGGAACCGCAGCAAGCAGCCCTTCTGTGGCTCCAGTAAAGGCTCCAAGCCTTCACTCCCCGGGGAGTGGCAATCCAAGGCCACCAGCACCACAGATGCCCAGTCAGGGCTGTTCCACACCCAGAGGGCCCGGCAGCAGTTGGCGGCCACCTCTTAGGCTCCCCACAGGACCACGGTCCTTGATGACTTGTGTGGAGTCACCGACTTCCACCCCAAGAGCTCCCtcctctggctctgctgctgctgggagcctgcaGACTCCGGTGGTCACCAATCACCTTGTACAGCTGGTCACGGCAGCCAACAAGACTCCCAGGGCTTCTGGCTGGACCCCTTCACGGGTGAAATCTCGCCGCTTCCCAGGACCTGCAGGGATTCTGCCTCATCAG TATGGTGGGAAAAATCTGGAGGAAATCCTGATTTCCACTCCTCAGACTCCAGCCCATGGAGCACTGGCGAAGCTACGGACAGAG GAAGTGCCGAGTTCCCAGCAGCCAATCGAGGAGGACTTTGGAAAAGGCCCCTGGATTGCCATGAAAACCGACCTGCGGTTGGATGAGAGAGACCCCTCCTGTTTCCTCAGGACATACAGCGTGGCCATGGTGCTGAGGAAG GCAGCGCTGAAGCAGCTCCCGAAGAACAAGGTCCCCAGCATGGCGGTGGTGATCAAGTCACTGACCCGCACCAGCGTTGACGCCGGCGCCGTGTTCAAGGATCCTACTG GAGAGATGCAGGGGACAGTGCACcgcctgctgctggaggagagaCAGAGTGACCTGAAGGCCGGTTCAGTGCTTCTCTTAAAGCAG GTGGGGGTGTTCTCCCCGTCCCACCGCAATCACTACCTCAACGTGACCCCCAACAACCTGGTGAAGATTTACCTGCCGGAGTCCGGGGACgggagccccctgcagctgtcGCAGGAGCATGGGGAGATGGGAGACGGGACGGTGACAGTGTCCTCAGAG ACGACCTGGATGGGCTCCTAG